In one window of Chryseobacterium viscerum DNA:
- the carB gene encoding carbamoyl-phosphate synthase large subunit has translation MAKRTDIKTILVIGSGPIIIGQAAEFDYAGTQACLSLKEEGYKVILINSNPATIMTDVEIADKVYIEPISLQFVSHIIRKERPDALLPTLGGQTGLNMAVELEKSGILEECKVEVLGTKLSAINRAEDRDLFRELMRELNEPVPESDIVNTVEGALAFADEIGYPVIVRPAFTMGGTGGGIASTEVELKEIAELGLKHSPVTQCLIEKSIAGFKEIEYEVMRDANDNAIVVCNMENIDPVGVHTGDSIVVAPSQTLSDREYQLLRNASLKIIRALGIEGGCNVQLALDPHSFEYYIIEVNPRVSRSSALASKATGYPIAKIAAKIAVGLTLDEIMNPVTGKTYACFEPALDYVVTKFPRFPFDKFETADRRLSTQMKATGEVMAIGRNLEESLQKAIRSLETGIKHLGLKTKQAEALTAEEIERRIRVCDDERLFIIGDALRRGYDWEQIVEWSKIDKFFIWKLKKLVDFEKVIAANKFDKETLIEAKRLGFADINIAVLWDVKEREIFNFRKENGIMPVFKMVDTCAAEFESETPYFYGTYEEENESVVSDKEKIIVLGSGPIRIGQGVEFDYATVHSVWAIKEMGYEAIIINNNPETVSTDFSISDKLYFEPLTEEDVMNIIELEKPKGVVVQFGGQTAINLADKLASHGVQILGTSLEDLDRAENRDKFEKALQELGIPQPKGRTSTSKEEAIKIANEIGYPVLVRPSYVLGGRAMEIVYAEAELAHYMENAVEASPEHPVLVDKYMVGKEIEVDAICDGETVVIPGIMEHIERAGVHSGDSIAVYPPQNISQSEIDTLVDYTQRLAKGLKVIGLMNIQYVLFEGNVYVIEVNPRSSRTVPFLSKITEVPMANLATKAILGQKLKDLGYKNGLVPNKEGVFVKVPVFSFSKLTKVDISLGPEMKSTGEVMGKDTTLEKALYKGLVAAGRKVPMHGSILFTVADKHKEEAAALAARFHEVGFRIWATEGTAKFFGEKGIPCKIGYKIGEESVNLIDLIQKGKVQYVVNTTTKGKQAERDGFQIRRMSVENGVPCLTSMDTVEAILKVIESMSFKMETM, from the coding sequence ATGGCAAAACGTACAGATATAAAAACAATTTTAGTAATCGGTTCAGGACCTATCATCATTGGTCAGGCAGCTGAATTTGATTACGCAGGAACGCAGGCTTGTCTGTCTTTGAAAGAAGAAGGTTACAAGGTAATTTTGATCAACTCAAACCCTGCAACAATTATGACAGATGTGGAAATCGCTGATAAAGTATATATTGAGCCGATTTCATTACAGTTTGTAAGCCACATCATCAGAAAAGAGCGTCCTGACGCATTATTACCAACACTGGGAGGTCAGACGGGGCTTAACATGGCGGTGGAATTGGAAAAATCAGGAATTCTTGAAGAATGCAAAGTGGAAGTACTGGGAACGAAACTTTCTGCAATCAACAGAGCAGAAGACAGAGACCTTTTCCGTGAGTTGATGAGAGAATTGAACGAGCCGGTACCGGAATCTGATATCGTAAATACGGTAGAAGGGGCACTTGCTTTCGCAGATGAAATCGGTTATCCTGTAATTGTTCGCCCTGCCTTTACAATGGGAGGAACAGGTGGAGGTATTGCTTCCACAGAAGTTGAATTGAAAGAAATTGCCGAATTAGGACTAAAGCATAGCCCGGTTACCCAATGTTTGATTGAAAAATCAATTGCTGGTTTCAAAGAAATAGAATATGAAGTAATGCGTGATGCAAACGACAATGCCATTGTGGTTTGTAACATGGAAAATATTGATCCGGTAGGAGTTCATACAGGAGACTCTATTGTAGTAGCGCCTTCTCAGACGCTTTCAGACAGAGAGTATCAATTGCTGAGAAATGCTTCATTAAAGATCATCAGAGCTTTAGGAATTGAAGGAGGATGTAACGTACAGTTAGCTTTAGATCCGCATTCATTCGAATATTATATCATCGAAGTAAACCCGAGAGTTTCCCGTTCATCAGCTTTAGCAAGTAAGGCAACAGGATACCCGATTGCAAAAATTGCTGCAAAAATTGCTGTAGGATTAACGCTTGATGAGATCATGAATCCGGTAACAGGAAAAACATATGCATGTTTTGAGCCGGCTCTTGATTATGTGGTAACAAAATTCCCAAGATTCCCATTCGATAAATTTGAAACTGCAGACAGAAGACTTTCTACTCAGATGAAAGCAACTGGTGAAGTAATGGCTATCGGAAGAAACCTTGAAGAATCTTTACAGAAAGCCATCCGTTCATTAGAAACAGGAATCAAACATTTAGGATTAAAAACAAAACAAGCTGAGGCACTTACTGCTGAGGAAATCGAAAGAAGAATCAGAGTATGTGATGATGAGAGATTATTCATCATCGGAGATGCTTTAAGAAGAGGATATGATTGGGAACAGATTGTAGAATGGAGTAAAATTGACAAATTCTTCATCTGGAAACTGAAAAAGCTTGTTGACTTCGAGAAAGTAATCGCTGCCAACAAATTTGATAAAGAAACATTAATTGAAGCTAAGAGATTAGGTTTCGCAGATATCAACATTGCAGTTCTTTGGGATGTAAAAGAGCGTGAGATTTTCAACTTTAGAAAAGAAAACGGAATAATGCCGGTTTTCAAAATGGTAGATACTTGTGCTGCTGAATTTGAAAGTGAAACCCCTTATTTCTACGGAACTTACGAAGAAGAGAACGAAAGTGTTGTTTCAGACAAAGAAAAGATCATCGTACTTGGTTCAGGACCTATCAGAATCGGACAGGGAGTTGAGTTTGACTACGCTACTGTTCACTCAGTATGGGCGATCAAAGAAATGGGTTATGAAGCGATTATCATCAACAACAACCCTGAAACTGTTTCTACAGACTTCTCCATCTCAGATAAACTATACTTCGAGCCGCTTACAGAAGAAGATGTAATGAACATCATCGAGCTTGAAAAACCTAAAGGAGTAGTAGTACAGTTCGGAGGACAGACCGCAATCAACCTTGCAGATAAATTAGCCTCTCACGGAGTACAGATCTTAGGAACTTCACTGGAAGATCTTGACAGAGCTGAAAACAGAGATAAATTTGAAAAAGCACTTCAGGAGCTGGGTATTCCTCAACCAAAAGGAAGAACTTCAACTTCGAAAGAAGAAGCTATAAAAATTGCTAACGAGATCGGTTACCCGGTATTGGTACGTCCAAGCTACGTTCTTGGAGGTAGAGCAATGGAAATTGTATACGCAGAAGCAGAGCTGGCTCACTACATGGAAAATGCGGTGGAAGCAAGCCCGGAACACCCTGTATTGGTTGACAAGTACATGGTAGGAAAGGAGATTGAGGTAGATGCCATCTGCGACGGTGAAACTGTAGTGATTCCTGGAATTATGGAGCATATTGAAAGAGCAGGAGTTCACTCCGGAGATTCAATCGCAGTATATCCACCACAGAATATCTCTCAGAGCGAGATTGACACTTTGGTAGACTATACACAAAGGCTGGCAAAAGGATTGAAGGTTATTGGATTAATGAACATCCAGTACGTCCTTTTTGAAGGAAATGTATATGTGATCGAAGTAAACCCTCGTTCTTCAAGAACAGTTCCTTTCTTATCTAAAATTACAGAAGTTCCAATGGCAAACCTTGCAACAAAGGCAATCCTGGGACAAAAACTGAAAGATTTAGGATATAAAAACGGATTGGTTCCAAACAAAGAAGGAGTATTTGTAAAAGTACCGGTATTCTCTTTCTCTAAACTAACGAAAGTTGATATCTCTCTAGGCCCTGAAATGAAGTCTACAGGAGAAGTTATGGGGAAAGATACGACCCTTGAAAAAGCACTTTATAAAGGATTGGTAGCAGCTGGAAGAAAAGTTCCTATGCACGGTTCTATCCTTTTCACAGTAGCAGATAAGCACAAAGAGGAGGCAGCAGCGCTTGCAGCAAGATTCCATGAAGTAGGATTCAGAATCTGGGCTACGGAAGGGACAGCGAAGTTCTTCGGAGAAAAAGGAATTCCTTGCAAAATCGGATACAAAATAGGAGAAGAAAGTGTAAATCTTATTGACCTGATCCAGAAAGGAAAAGTTCAGTATGTTGTGAATACCACTACAAAAGGTAAACAGGCTGAAAGAGACGGATTCCAGATCAGAAGAATGAGCGTGGAAAACGGTGTTCCTTGTTTGACTTCAATGGATACAGTAGAAGCGATCTTAAAAGTAATCGAAAGCATGAGCTTCAAAATGGAGACGATGTAA
- a CDS encoding carbamoyl phosphate synthase small subunit has translation MKKKLILESGEVFHGEGFGAELETAGEVVFNTGMTGYQELISDPSYCGQIVCMTYPLIGNYGINRDDYESIEPAIKGLIVKELCDLPSNFRTQITLDELFKKKNLSGISGIDTRRLTRILRNSGVVKGKIVNADADENAVAAELKSTNFPTNQVEEVSTKTPYANPNRGFKVVLVDFGAKLGIIRELSQRNCDIIVVSHDTTAEEILLMNPDGIMLSNGPGDPEDVPHALDMIRGLLGKVPIFGICLGHQLIGLACGAKTFKLKFGHRGGNHPVLDLEKNTVAITSQNHGYAVDQESLKGTDLIETHIALNDRTNEGLKHKIHPCFSVQYHPEASPGPEDANYLFDEFIQMMEDFKK, from the coding sequence ATGAAGAAAAAATTAATACTGGAGTCCGGTGAAGTGTTTCATGGAGAAGGTTTCGGAGCAGAGTTGGAAACTGCAGGGGAAGTAGTTTTCAATACCGGAATGACCGGATATCAGGAATTGATTTCTGACCCGTCGTATTGTGGTCAGATAGTTTGTATGACCTATCCGCTTATCGGAAATTATGGTATTAACCGTGATGATTATGAAAGTATTGAGCCGGCCATCAAAGGGCTTATCGTCAAAGAACTTTGCGATCTTCCTTCCAATTTCCGTACTCAGATTACTTTAGATGAATTATTTAAAAAGAAAAACCTTTCAGGAATTTCAGGAATTGATACAAGAAGACTGACAAGAATTCTTCGTAACTCCGGAGTGGTGAAAGGAAAAATTGTAAATGCTGATGCCGATGAAAATGCAGTAGCTGCAGAACTGAAATCAACAAATTTCCCAACTAATCAGGTAGAAGAGGTTTCTACAAAAACACCTTATGCTAACCCTAACAGAGGTTTCAAAGTGGTACTGGTAGACTTCGGTGCAAAACTGGGAATTATCAGAGAGTTATCTCAAAGAAACTGTGATATTATTGTGGTTTCTCATGATACTACAGCAGAAGAAATCCTATTGATGAATCCGGACGGAATTATGCTGTCAAACGGTCCTGGTGACCCGGAAGATGTACCACACGCATTGGATATGATCAGAGGATTATTAGGAAAAGTTCCAATCTTCGGAATCTGTTTAGGACACCAGTTAATTGGTCTTGCTTGTGGAGCAAAAACTTTCAAACTGAAATTCGGACACAGAGGAGGAAACCACCCGGTATTGGATCTGGAGAAAAATACAGTTGCCATTACTTCTCAAAACCATGGATATGCGGTAGATCAGGAAAGCTTAAAAGGAACAGACCTTATCGAAACTCATATTGCATTAAACGACAGAACCAACGAAGGATTAAAACACAAAATCCACCCTTGTTTCTCTGTTCAGTATCACCCTGAAGCGAGCCCTGGCCCGGAAGATGCAAACTACCTGTTTGATGAGTTCATTCAAATGATGGAGGACTTTAAAAAGTAA
- a CDS encoding aspartate carbamoyltransferase catalytic subunit: MFTITELSTERINSILTEAMAFANGKTAKIEGEVFCSNLFFEDSTRTKTSFDLAERKLGLQVVPFDASHSSVNKGESLYDTVKTIESIGVNLVVIRDKKDRYFEELKNIKIPVINGGDGTGNHPSQCMLDLMTIYQEFGKFEGLKVGIVGDVKHSRVANSNAEALRRLGAKVYFSGPEQWFDEGALINGTYMSVDELIAEVDVLMLLRIQHERHDDAMSFTASEYHRRYGLTKEREQAMKKEAIIMHPAPINRGVEIDSDLVECERSRVFKQMQNGVFARMAILKEALEEKGFTFK; encoded by the coding sequence ATGTTTACGATTACAGAACTAAGCACCGAGAGAATCAACAGTATACTGACAGAAGCAATGGCTTTTGCAAATGGTAAAACTGCTAAAATTGAAGGAGAAGTTTTTTGCTCAAACCTTTTCTTCGAAGACAGTACAAGAACGAAAACAAGTTTTGATCTTGCAGAAAGAAAACTGGGACTTCAGGTAGTTCCTTTTGATGCATCACACAGTTCAGTAAACAAAGGTGAGAGTCTTTATGACACCGTAAAGACGATTGAAAGTATAGGAGTAAATCTTGTGGTGATCCGTGATAAGAAAGACAGATACTTCGAGGAACTGAAAAATATTAAAATTCCGGTAATCAACGGAGGAGACGGTACAGGAAACCATCCTTCACAATGTATGCTGGATCTGATGACCATCTACCAGGAATTTGGAAAGTTCGAAGGACTGAAGGTAGGAATTGTAGGAGATGTAAAGCACAGCCGCGTTGCCAACTCAAATGCAGAAGCATTAAGAAGGTTAGGAGCTAAAGTATACTTCTCAGGGCCGGAACAGTGGTTTGACGAAGGAGCTCTGATCAACGGAACGTATATGTCAGTAGATGAGCTGATTGCGGAAGTGGATGTTCTGATGTTATTAAGAATCCAACATGAAAGACATGATGATGCAATGAGCTTCACTGCCTCAGAATATCACAGAAGATATGGACTGACTAAAGAAAGAGAACAAGCCATGAAAAAAGAAGCAATCATCATGCATCCGGCTCCGATTAACAGAGGAGTGGAGATAGATTCAGATCTTGTAGAATGTGAAAGATCAAGAGTCTTCAAACAAATGCAGAATGGGGTATTCGCAAGAATGGCCATTTTAAAAGAAGCGCTGGAAGAAAAAGGGTTTACCTTTAAATAA
- a CDS encoding Lrp/AsnC family transcriptional regulator translates to MDLKDKMILSIIQEDSTLSVKEISEKIGLTFTPTYERIKQLEKHGIIEKYVGLLNREKLGLNIIVYCNVRLKEQSKKVLETFEDNISKYDEVQEITSLSGEYDYMLKIIAKDINSYNEFAVSVISNLPNIGQYHSSIVLHEVKKSTKFKIDLE, encoded by the coding sequence ATGGATTTAAAAGACAAAATGATTCTCAGTATTATTCAGGAAGACTCTACATTATCGGTAAAAGAAATTTCCGAAAAGATAGGTCTTACCTTTACTCCTACGTATGAGCGAATCAAACAATTGGAGAAACATGGGATCATTGAAAAATACGTTGGTCTTTTAAACCGTGAAAAACTGGGACTTAATATTATCGTTTATTGTAATGTACGTCTTAAGGAACAATCCAAAAAAGTATTGGAGACCTTTGAGGACAATATTTCCAAATACGATGAAGTTCAGGAAATCACCAGCCTTTCCGGAGAATATGATTATATGCTGAAAATTATCGCAAAAGACATCAATTCTTATAATGAGTTTGCGGTGAGTGTAATTTCAAATCTTCCCAACATTGGACAATACCATAGCTCCATTGTACTTCATGAGGTAAAAAAATCTACCAAGTTTAAAATTGATCTGGAATAA
- the argH gene encoding argininosuccinate lyase has translation MKKIWQKDDLATNILVNNFTVGKDLDFDERLAKYDVKGSMAHCKMLAETGIITQEESEQMLFVLNTILNKIEEGSFEIDKDAEDIHSQVEAILIEELGDTGKKIHTARSRNDQVLLDIKLYLLDEIREITALTDEFFQILIQLADQHKNVLLPGYTHLQIAMPSSFGLWFGAYAEALLDDVEMLFSVKNIINKNPLGSAAGYGSSFPINRESTTYNLGFQSMNYNSVYAQMTRGKSEKMLSMAMATLAGTLGKFAYDVCLYLSQNFDFISFPKEFTTGSSIMPHKKNPDIFELVRARCNRIQSLPNELILLTNNLPSGYHRDVQLTKEILFPAIDSLKECLEILSYTLPNIKVKDGILEDEKYKYLFSVEKINEEVKNGSSFRDAYVKVGQEIENNEFEFESGNLEHTHQGSIGNLCLDKIEYQFNKLKNKLLG, from the coding sequence ATGAAAAAAATATGGCAGAAGGATGACCTTGCCACCAATATATTAGTCAATAACTTTACAGTCGGTAAAGATCTTGACTTTGATGAACGTTTAGCGAAATATGATGTGAAAGGTTCTATGGCACATTGCAAAATGCTGGCAGAAACCGGAATTATCACTCAGGAAGAATCAGAACAGATGTTATTTGTTTTGAATACTATTTTAAATAAAATTGAAGAAGGTAGTTTTGAAATTGATAAAGATGCTGAGGATATCCATTCTCAGGTAGAAGCCATTCTCATTGAAGAATTAGGAGATACAGGAAAGAAAATCCATACGGCAAGATCCCGGAATGATCAGGTTTTACTGGATATAAAATTGTACTTACTGGATGAAATCCGTGAGATCACTGCTCTTACTGATGAGTTTTTCCAGATTTTAATTCAATTGGCAGATCAGCATAAAAATGTTCTGCTTCCGGGATATACCCATTTGCAGATTGCAATGCCTTCATCATTCGGATTGTGGTTCGGAGCTTATGCAGAAGCGCTTTTAGACGATGTGGAAATGCTGTTTTCGGTAAAGAATATCATCAATAAAAATCCATTAGGATCAGCAGCTGGTTATGGTTCATCTTTCCCGATCAATCGTGAAAGTACCACTTATAATCTGGGCTTCCAGTCGATGAATTATAACTCGGTGTATGCTCAGATGACCCGTGGAAAGTCAGAAAAAATGTTATCAATGGCAATGGCAACTTTAGCTGGAACACTTGGGAAGTTTGCTTATGATGTTTGCTTGTATCTGAGTCAGAATTTTGATTTTATCAGCTTTCCAAAGGAATTTACTACAGGAAGCAGTATTATGCCTCATAAAAAGAATCCGGATATCTTTGAGCTGGTTCGTGCACGATGCAACAGAATTCAGTCACTTCCGAACGAATTGATTCTTTTGACAAACAATCTGCCTTCCGGATATCACAGAGATGTACAGCTTACGAAAGAAATACTTTTTCCGGCAATAGATTCTTTAAAAGAATGTCTGGAAATTCTAAGTTATACTTTACCGAATATTAAGGTAAAAGACGGAATTCTGGAAGATGAAAAGTACAAATATCTGTTCAGTGTAGAAAAGATTAATGAAGAAGTGAAAAATGGAAGTTCATTCCGTGATGCTTATGTGAAAGTAGGACAGGAGATCGAAAACAATGAGTTTGAATTTGAATCTGGAAATCTTGAACATACCCATCAGGGAAGTATCGGCAATCTTTGTCTGGATAAAATAGAATATCAGTTCAATAAGCTGAAAAATAAATTATTGGGTTAG
- a CDS encoding M20 family metallo-hydrolase translates to MQELKSVYNKEELLNNAVGLLKNLIEIPSFSKDEFNTSVEIENFFKKHQIPTKRFKNNIWSVNKHFDVFKPSILLNTHHDTVKPNKAYTLDPFIPIEKDGKLFGLGSNDAGASLVSMAQVFLHFYNKEDLKYNLVIALTAEEEISGFDGIEALFPQLPNVELAIVGEPTQMNLAIAEKGLLVIDGEMKGTPSHAAHPNDDNSIVKCMQDLQNILDFKFPKVSEYLGEVKVTLSGIHAGVQHNVVPESCCFTLDVRVTDEYSNQEAFDIIQSQMKSTLTARSFRLNSSKIEMDHPFVKAGIEIGRTTYGSPTSSDQAIIPCTSVKLGPGDSRRSHTADEFIYIQEIEEGIEIYIRILEKVL, encoded by the coding sequence ATGCAGGAACTGAAATCTGTTTATAATAAAGAAGAGCTATTGAATAATGCGGTCGGATTGCTTAAAAATTTGATTGAGATTCCTTCATTTAGTAAAGATGAGTTTAATACTTCGGTGGAAATTGAGAATTTTTTCAAAAAGCACCAGATTCCTACCAAACGTTTTAAAAACAATATCTGGTCGGTAAATAAACATTTTGATGTTTTTAAGCCTTCCATTTTACTGAATACACATCATGATACAGTAAAGCCTAATAAAGCTTATACGCTGGATCCGTTCATTCCTATTGAAAAGGATGGAAAACTGTTCGGATTGGGAAGTAATGATGCAGGTGCTTCTTTGGTTTCTATGGCACAGGTTTTTTTACATTTTTATAATAAAGAAGATTTAAAATATAATTTAGTTATTGCTTTGACGGCAGAGGAGGAGATCTCAGGATTTGATGGGATAGAAGCCTTGTTTCCGCAGCTACCCAACGTAGAACTCGCCATTGTAGGAGAACCCACGCAGATGAATCTGGCGATTGCAGAAAAAGGACTTCTTGTGATAGATGGAGAAATGAAAGGTACTCCTTCTCATGCCGCTCATCCTAATGATGATAATTCTATTGTAAAATGTATGCAGGATCTGCAGAATATCCTTGACTTTAAATTTCCAAAGGTTTCAGAATACCTGGGAGAAGTTAAGGTTACTTTATCCGGAATTCATGCAGGTGTACAGCATAACGTTGTTCCGGAATCATGCTGTTTCACACTGGATGTAAGAGTGACAGATGAATATTCTAATCAGGAAGCATTCGATATTATTCAGTCTCAGATGAAATCTACATTAACGGCAAGATCGTTCAGGCTAAATTCTTCAAAGATCGAAATGGATCATCCATTCGTAAAAGCAGGAATTGAAATTGGAAGGACAACTTACGGTTCACCTACCTCTTCAGACCAGGCGATTATTCCATGTACATCCGTGAAACTGGGACCTGGAGACAGTAGGCGCTCTCACACAGCAGATGAATTTATCTATATCCAGGAAATAGAAGAAGGAATAGAAATCTACATCAGAATTTTAGAAAAAGTGTTATAA